GCAGGCGCTGAGGGTAAGGATTTCGCCCTCTGGCAGAACTGCCATGCTTCGCGGCGGCAGCGGTTGATCATCCAGCAGGGCTTCGCCGTCGATCAGGTAAAGCGCGCGCTCGCGATGTTCGACGGGAATGACCAGGCTGGCACCGGCCACCAGTCTGAGCTCGGCACACAGGGTTGGTGAAGGCACCGGGACCGGTGATTCCAGGCAGAATCCGCTGCCGGCAACCAGGCAGATATCCACGCCCAGGGCGAGGCTGCGCGGCAGTGCGTCGGCAGGAGTGTGACTGTAGCTTGCCGCACCCTGCTCCTGGGCTGCCGGCAAGGCCAGCCACAGTTGCAGTCCGTGCAGGCGCGAACCGCTTTGGCGCAGCTGCGCCGGGGTGCGCTCAACATGGGCAACGGCCTGGCCAGCGGTCATCCAGCTGACGTCCCCCGGTTTTACCAGCTGGTCGGAGCCCAGGCTGTCCTTGTGCTGCAACTGGCCCTCGAACAGGTAGGTGAGGGTGGAAAGCCCGATATGCGGGTGCTGCCCGATGTTCAAGCCGCTACCGGGCGGATAGTCCTGCTCCAGCATATGGTCGAAGAAAACGAATGGGCCGACGCTGCGGCACTGCGCCGAAGGCAATGGACGGAGGATCGACTGACCCAGGACGTCCTCTCTGCGTGGATGGATCAGCATTACCCGGGTCATAGCGAAGCCTCATGGGGGAGCAGGGCGGCGTGCCCCTCGGGGGCTCTGCGCAGCCGCAGCAGGCATTGGACAGAGGGCTCTGCGGCCAGGCGCGTGCTATCTGGCTCCTCGGATAGCTCGCGCTGCACGTGGCATGGTCCGCTTAGGCCGCGTTCGATGCTGGTACTGATCATGT
The genomic region above belongs to Pseudomonas benzenivorans and contains:
- a CDS encoding pirin family protein, coding for MTRVMLIHPRREDVLGQSILRPLPSAQCRSVGPFVFFDHMLEQDYPPGSGLNIGQHPHIGLSTLTYLFEGQLQHKDSLGSDQLVKPGDVSWMTAGQAVAHVERTPAQLRQSGSRLHGLQLWLALPAAQEQGAASYSHTPADALPRSLALGVDICLVAGSGFCLESPVPVPSPTLCAELRLVAGASLVIPVEHRERALYLIDGEALLDDQPLPPRSMAVLPEGEILTLSACDECHLILVGGEPLGPRRMYWNFVASDPALIELARERWKRHDWPQVPGETERIELPD